In one Spirosoma rigui genomic region, the following are encoded:
- a CDS encoding metal-dependent transcriptional regulator, producing the protein MQSFTEENYLKTIYYLATRQAGEVSTNALAEMTATKAASVTDMLRKLADKQLIHYKKYQGVRLTEEGERLALQVIRRHRLWEVFLVEKLGFGWDAVHEIAEELEHVRSEELVTRLDTYLGCPQFDPHGDPIPTPTGDMPETGYRKLSEAQAGERVRLMAVLEHSTEFLQHLDHSNLRLGSSVTLSEVNAFDKSVLVAVENGRMVFVSHEVARNLLVS; encoded by the coding sequence ATGCAGTCGTTCACCGAAGAAAATTATCTGAAGACGATCTATTACCTCGCTACCCGGCAGGCGGGCGAGGTGAGCACGAACGCGCTGGCTGAGATGACGGCTACCAAGGCGGCTTCGGTGACGGATATGCTGCGTAAGCTGGCCGATAAACAGTTGATCCATTACAAAAAATACCAGGGGGTACGCCTGACGGAAGAAGGGGAGCGTCTGGCCCTGCAAGTTATCCGGCGGCACCGGCTCTGGGAGGTGTTTCTGGTCGAAAAACTGGGGTTTGGCTGGGATGCCGTTCATGAAATAGCGGAAGAGCTGGAGCACGTTCGGTCGGAGGAATTAGTTACCCGATTGGATACGTACCTGGGCTGCCCGCAGTTTGACCCCCACGGCGACCCGATTCCAACCCCGACGGGTGATATGCCGGAGACGGGCTACCGGAAACTGTCCGAAGCCCAGGCGGGCGAACGGGTCCGGCTGATGGCGGTGCTTGAACACTCGACCGAGTTTTTGCAGCACCTCGATCATTCGAATCTCCGGCTGGGTAGTTCGGTGACACTGTCGGAGGTCAACGCTTTCGACAAATCAGTGCTGGTAGCCGTGGAAAATGGCCGCATGGTGTTTGTCAGCCACGAGGTCGCCAGGAATTTGCTGGTCAGCTGA
- a CDS encoding class I SAM-dependent methyltransferase, with protein sequence MSAPQPANHPAQINPDDYYFYHTIDLPGLGEMKGEWDLRAFADDYIGHVDLRDKRVLEVGAANGFLSFHMEKKGASVISYDLSPDLDWDMVPYAHKDGAAWSPMRKNHLRKLNNAYHLSHSLLNSKAQLVHGTVYAIPESVGLVDVSTFGSILLHVRDPFLALQQAARITRETIVITEILDNNRQKIINSLFSWLSTGTVRKIRHKLLGPSMIFRPITSIGHPEETWWHLTPELLEQFLSVLGFGDIKISYHKQFFAEHNATKLMYTLVANRTVPRQPA encoded by the coding sequence ATGAGTGCACCACAACCAGCCAACCATCCAGCCCAGATTAACCCCGACGACTATTATTTCTACCACACCATCGATCTGCCCGGCCTCGGCGAGATGAAAGGCGAATGGGATCTGCGCGCCTTTGCCGACGACTACATTGGGCACGTCGACCTTCGTGACAAGCGCGTTCTCGAAGTAGGCGCGGCAAACGGTTTCCTCTCCTTCCATATGGAAAAGAAAGGCGCGTCGGTGATCAGCTACGACCTGTCGCCCGACCTTGACTGGGACATGGTTCCCTACGCGCACAAAGATGGCGCGGCCTGGTCGCCCATGCGGAAAAATCACCTCCGGAAGCTCAACAACGCCTACCACCTGAGCCATTCACTCCTGAACTCCAAAGCGCAACTGGTTCATGGAACGGTGTATGCCATTCCCGAGTCGGTCGGGCTGGTCGATGTCAGCACTTTCGGCAGTATCCTGCTCCATGTGCGTGACCCTTTCCTGGCGCTGCAGCAAGCCGCCCGCATCACCAGAGAAACGATTGTCATCACGGAAATTCTCGATAACAACCGGCAGAAAATCATCAATAGCCTTTTCAGCTGGTTAAGCACAGGCACCGTCCGGAAAATCCGGCATAAGTTACTCGGCCCCTCCATGATTTTCCGGCCTATCACCTCCATCGGCCATCCCGAAGAAACCTGGTGGCACCTCACCCCGGAATTACTGGAACAATTCCTGTCCGTACTGGGCTTCGGCGATATAAAAATCAGTTACCACAAGCAGTTTTTTGCCGAGCATAATGCCACCAAGCTCATGTATACGCTGGTAGCCAACCGAACAGTACCCCGGCAACCTGCCTGA
- a CDS encoding Nramp family divalent metal transporter — protein sequence MDVTNTSMKGWRQDNPAHSLAEVHGSVRVPKNAGFFRTLMAYAGPGMMVAVGYMDPGNWATDIAGGAQFGYRLLSVVLISNLFAILLQHLALKLGIATGRDLAQACRDHFSRPVAIMLWLLAEVAIAATDLAEVIGSAIALNLLFGLPLTVGILITALDVLLLLFLQNKGFQLLERIVASLIFLIVVCFGYELLVSRPAVSDVIGGLLPRAEIVTNPAMLYIAIGILGATVMPHNLYLHSSIVQTRDFDRDDAGRKTAIKFATIDSTVSLFLAFFINGAILVLSAAAFHFSGNQQVADITDAHRLLDPILGVKLAGILFAVALLASGQNSTLTGTLAGQIVMEGFINLRIKPWLRRLITRLVAIVPALVVAILYGEKGTSDLLVFSQVILSLQLSFAVVPLVSFTSDKYKMGRFVNPAWVRILSWTVAVIIISLNAYLLWDTIT from the coding sequence ATGGATGTTACAAATACCTCAATGAAAGGCTGGCGGCAGGATAACCCGGCCCATTCACTGGCCGAGGTACATGGATCGGTTCGGGTGCCGAAAAATGCTGGTTTCTTCAGAACACTGATGGCCTATGCAGGCCCCGGTATGATGGTGGCCGTTGGCTATATGGACCCGGGTAACTGGGCTACCGACATTGCCGGTGGTGCGCAGTTCGGCTACCGGCTTCTCTCGGTCGTACTGATCTCCAATCTCTTTGCCATTCTTCTCCAACACCTGGCCCTCAAACTCGGCATTGCCACCGGTCGTGATCTGGCGCAGGCCTGCCGCGACCACTTCAGCCGCCCGGTGGCCATCATGCTCTGGCTGCTGGCCGAAGTCGCCATTGCCGCGACCGATCTGGCCGAAGTGATCGGGTCGGCTATTGCGCTCAATTTACTATTTGGCCTGCCGCTGACTGTCGGCATTCTGATTACAGCGCTGGATGTGCTGCTGCTGCTGTTTCTGCAGAACAAAGGCTTTCAACTGCTGGAACGGATCGTAGCCAGTCTGATTTTCCTGATCGTCGTTTGTTTTGGTTACGAGTTGCTGGTATCGCGTCCGGCCGTGTCCGACGTTATAGGCGGTCTGCTGCCCCGCGCAGAGATTGTCACCAACCCGGCTATGCTTTACATCGCCATCGGGATTCTGGGGGCTACGGTCATGCCGCACAACCTTTATCTGCACTCCAGTATCGTGCAGACCCGCGATTTCGACCGGGACGATGCCGGGCGGAAAACAGCGATCAAATTCGCGACGATCGACTCAACGGTATCGTTGTTTCTCGCGTTTTTTATCAACGGTGCAATTCTGGTGCTGTCGGCGGCTGCGTTTCACTTTTCGGGCAACCAGCAGGTAGCCGATATTACCGATGCCCACCGGCTGCTCGATCCTATCCTGGGGGTCAAACTGGCGGGTATTCTCTTTGCCGTCGCGCTGCTGGCATCGGGTCAGAATTCGACCCTCACGGGTACGCTGGCGGGCCAGATCGTCATGGAAGGTTTCATTAACCTGCGAATTAAGCCCTGGCTGCGTCGGCTCATCACCCGGCTGGTAGCCATCGTTCCGGCCCTGGTGGTCGCCATTCTGTACGGCGAGAAAGGAACGTCTGACCTGCTCGTCTTCAGCCAAGTGATCCTGTCCCTGCAGCTAAGTTTCGCCGTAGTGCCGCTGGTTTCGTTCACGAGCGACAAATACAAGATGGGGCGCTTTGTCAACCCCGCCTGGGTTCGGATTCTCTCCTGGACCGTAGCGGTCATTATTATTTCCCTTAACGCCTATCTGCTCTGGGACACGATTACGTAG
- a CDS encoding DMT family transporter — protein MQTKPSLSDYVQLHFIVLIWGFTAILGKLLEPLDSSAVVLFRTLLAVLGMGVVLLARRQSIRVAPQDRWRLLATGGVIALHWVAFFLAARVANVSVCLAGMATSSLWASVLEPLILRRRVRTVEVILGAVVLAGLYMIFRFEFDKGAGLALAVFSALLSSLFTIINSRFTQRLDAYVISFYEMAGASIGAFLLWLGIRAADAAQGGTAVQYVPESLSQWGWLLVLSLVCTVYAYTVGVRLLRKFSPYMAILTVNLEPVYGILLAVLIFGNSERMTAGFYLGTVVILVAVLAYPMLNHRLSRPVTTKSAEVINGNG, from the coding sequence ATGCAGACAAAGCCTTCCTTATCCGATTACGTTCAACTCCATTTCATTGTGCTGATCTGGGGGTTTACGGCCATTCTGGGCAAATTACTGGAACCGCTCGACTCGTCGGCGGTGGTGCTGTTCCGTACGCTGCTGGCCGTGCTGGGCATGGGCGTTGTGCTGCTGGCCCGCCGGCAGTCAATCCGGGTTGCTCCTCAGGATCGGTGGCGGCTGCTGGCGACGGGGGGCGTTATTGCGCTCCACTGGGTTGCTTTTTTCCTGGCCGCCCGCGTCGCCAACGTATCAGTCTGCCTGGCTGGAATGGCCACCAGTTCGCTCTGGGCGAGTGTGCTGGAGCCGCTGATCCTGCGCCGGCGGGTACGTACCGTTGAAGTAATCCTGGGGGCGGTGGTTCTGGCGGGGTTGTACATGATCTTCCGGTTTGAGTTTGACAAGGGGGCCGGACTGGCGCTGGCCGTATTTTCGGCGCTGCTTTCCTCACTCTTTACCATCATCAACAGCCGGTTTACGCAACGGCTGGATGCCTACGTAATCTCGTTTTATGAGATGGCGGGGGCGTCGATAGGGGCCTTTCTACTGTGGCTGGGCATCCGCGCGGCCGACGCTGCGCAGGGCGGTACGGCGGTGCAGTACGTGCCGGAAAGTCTGAGCCAGTGGGGGTGGCTTCTGGTGCTGTCGCTGGTGTGTACCGTGTATGCCTACACCGTCGGGGTAAGGCTATTGCGTAAGTTTTCGCCGTACATGGCGATCTTAACCGTAAATTTGGAGCCGGTGTATGGTATACTGCTCGCCGTACTCATTTTCGGTAACTCCGAACGCATGACGGCGGGATTCTATCTGGGTACCGTCGTGATCCTGGTGGCCGTGCTGGCCTACCCGATGCTCAACCATCGGCTCAGTCGCCCCGTGACCACCAAGTCTGCCGAAGTCATAAACGGAAACGGCTAA
- a CDS encoding LptF/LptG family permease, producing MKLLDWYILKRFLQTYIFVVLVIVLVVVMIDYTEKVDNFHKHNAPADKILFDYYLNFVPYWANYISPLMVFIATVFLTSRLAARTEIIAILSSGVSFIRLLFPYVLGATVLAVATYFLVNYIIPQANKTRIAFEVKYINDAYTYSGRNVHLTIAPNTYAYMESYNNLSNTGYKFTLERIEGNLLKQKLSADRIEWDTKKKKWAVYDYKIRTINGLKETLSPGIRLDTTLNMKPDDFSSDFNLYETFTRPELNRHIDLLKSRGSDGVEMYLLEKYSRDTRPFAIIILTVIGVIMSARKSRRGVGWQVALGFMLAFTYLLFFMLAKGIAESGNLNPVVAVWLPNAIFAAVGVLLYNTIPR from the coding sequence ATGAAACTACTGGATTGGTATATTTTAAAGCGCTTTCTGCAGACCTACATTTTTGTAGTGCTGGTGATTGTGCTGGTGGTGGTGATGATCGACTACACCGAGAAAGTGGACAATTTTCATAAGCACAACGCCCCCGCCGACAAGATTCTGTTCGATTACTACCTCAATTTTGTTCCGTACTGGGCCAACTACATCAGCCCGCTGATGGTGTTCATCGCGACGGTTTTTCTCACGTCCCGGCTGGCTGCCCGTACCGAAATCATTGCCATCCTGAGTAGCGGTGTCAGTTTTATCCGGCTGCTGTTTCCCTACGTACTGGGGGCTACGGTACTGGCCGTCGCTACGTATTTTCTGGTTAACTATATCATTCCACAGGCCAACAAAACCCGCATTGCCTTTGAGGTCAAATACATCAACGACGCCTATACGTACTCCGGCCGTAATGTGCACCTCACGATTGCGCCCAACACGTATGCTTACATGGAAAGCTATAATAACCTGAGCAATACGGGTTACAAGTTTACCCTGGAACGGATCGAGGGCAATCTGCTCAAGCAGAAACTCTCGGCCGACCGCATTGAGTGGGATACAAAAAAGAAGAAATGGGCGGTGTATGACTACAAGATCCGGACGATAAACGGGTTGAAAGAAACCCTGAGTCCCGGCATCCGGCTCGACACGACCCTGAATATGAAGCCCGACGATTTCAGCTCGGACTTCAACCTCTACGAAACCTTCACCCGGCCCGAGCTGAACCGCCACATCGATCTGCTCAAGAGCCGCGGGTCGGACGGGGTGGAGATGTACCTGCTCGAAAAATACAGTCGGGATACCCGCCCCTTCGCCATCATCATTCTGACGGTGATTGGCGTGATCATGTCGGCCCGCAAAAGCCGCCGGGGGGTAGGCTGGCAGGTGGCCCTGGGGTTCATGCTGGCCTTTACCTACCTGCTGTTCTTTATGCTGGCCAAAGGGATTGCCGAGTCAGGCAATCTGAATCCGGTTGTGGCAGTCTGGCTACCGAATGCTATTTTTGCAGCCGTTGGGGTGCTTTTGTACAATACCATTCCCCGATGA